The following coding sequences are from one Epilithonimonas vandammei window:
- a CDS encoding sensor histidine kinase, whose translation MLGKRPPEALRYFFDFLIYLIPVAFSIAINASKKMQKAEEMNIEADNIKLQSELQHLKYQLQPHFFFNALNNIYSLIDFDSEKAKQSVHSLSKLMRHLLYKTDVDKISLSEEIDFLNKYIDLMSLRLNDKTKVYTNFPTKIPSLEVAPLLFISIVENAFKHGVSATQHSDISFKMEVIEDEIQFTASNSNFPKTDTDKSGSGIGVENLKKRLNLLYPKKHEFHSCLNDGMYIAEVKLKTN comes from the coding sequence ATGCTGGGAAAACGTCCACCAGAAGCTTTGCGGTACTTTTTCGATTTTCTGATTTATCTAATTCCTGTTGCGTTTTCGATTGCCATCAATGCGAGTAAAAAAATGCAGAAGGCTGAAGAAATGAATATAGAAGCGGATAATATCAAACTACAGTCTGAACTTCAACACTTGAAATATCAGTTACAACCGCACTTTTTCTTCAATGCGCTTAATAATATCTATTCTTTGATTGATTTTGATTCGGAGAAAGCGAAACAAAGTGTTCACAGTTTGAGTAAACTGATGCGACATCTTTTGTACAAAACCGATGTTGATAAAATCAGTCTTTCCGAAGAAATCGATTTTCTGAATAAGTATATCGACTTGATGTCATTAAGACTGAATGATAAAACGAAAGTTTACACCAATTTTCCAACGAAAATTCCGAGTTTGGAAGTTGCGCCGTTGTTGTTTATTTCAATTGTGGAAAATGCTTTTAAACACGGCGTTTCAGCAACGCAACATTCGGATATTAGTTTTAAAATGGAAGTTATCGAAGATGAAATTCAGTTCACCGCTTCTAATTCCAATTTTCCGAAAACCGATACAGACAAAAGCGGTTCTGGAATTGGCGTGGAAAATCTGAAAAAAAGACTTAACTTGCTTTATCCCAAGAAACACGAGTTTCATTCTTGTCTGAACGACGGAATGTACATCGCGGAAGTGAAATTGAAAACGAATTAA
- a CDS encoding L-threonylcarbamoyladenylate synthase, with amino-acid sequence MDLNQTIEILQSGGTILYPTDTIWGIGCDATNPEAIKKIFDIKKREPNKSLIILVESEKRLQDLVDVPEMAWQIIDLSEKPVTIVYENPKNLPKELLAEDGSIGIRIVKNDYCKKLISKLNKPLVSTSANLSGQKSPMKFSDISDEIKNAVDYIVEDNHDKVSEFSGSSVIKVWNNNQIKILRE; translated from the coding sequence ATGGACTTAAATCAGACAATAGAAATACTACAATCCGGCGGAACCATACTTTATCCAACAGATACTATCTGGGGAATCGGCTGTGACGCGACCAATCCTGAAGCCATAAAAAAGATATTCGACATCAAAAAAAGAGAACCAAACAAGTCTCTTATTATATTAGTAGAATCCGAAAAAAGATTGCAGGATTTGGTGGATGTACCGGAAATGGCCTGGCAAATCATCGATCTTAGCGAGAAACCCGTCACCATTGTTTATGAAAACCCAAAGAATCTTCCAAAAGAACTATTAGCAGAAGACGGAAGCATCGGAATCAGAATCGTAAAAAATGATTATTGCAAAAAACTGATTTCAAAACTTAACAAACCTTTAGTCTCAACCTCAGCTAATTTGAGTGGACAAAAATCTCCTATGAAATTCAGTGATATCTCTGATGAAATAAAAAATGCAGTTGATTATATAGTAGAAGATAATCACGATAAGGTTTCGGAGTTTTCCGGTTCGTCTGTTATCAAAGTCTGGAACAACAACCAAATCAAAATCCTAAGAGAATAA
- a CDS encoding LytR/AlgR family response regulator transcription factor, with protein MKKITCLIADDEPMALNLIESYVLKTPFLELKAKCNSAIEAMQVLEDQKDIDLFFLDIQMPDLTGLEFSKLLLQNSRVIFTTAFDQYAIDGYKVNALDYLLKPFDYNEFLNASTKARSYFESQQSVSVSKPEKKQEFFFVKSEYKQIKINFSEILYIEGLKDYVKIYLKDNPKPILTLMSLKKLEEELPSENFMRIHRSYIIALDKIEAIERNHIVIGKEQIAIAPNYKDSLMEYIGGKSL; from the coding sequence ATGAAAAAAATAACCTGCCTAATTGCCGACGACGAACCAATGGCTTTGAACTTAATCGAAAGTTACGTTCTGAAAACGCCTTTTCTGGAACTGAAAGCCAAATGCAACAGCGCCATAGAAGCAATGCAGGTTTTGGAAGATCAAAAAGACATCGATTTGTTTTTTTTGGATATTCAAATGCCTGATTTGACAGGCTTGGAATTTTCAAAGCTACTTCTTCAAAACAGTCGTGTGATTTTTACGACCGCTTTTGACCAATATGCGATTGACGGTTACAAAGTGAATGCGTTGGATTATCTGCTGAAACCTTTTGATTATAATGAGTTTTTAAATGCTTCTACAAAAGCCAGAAGTTATTTTGAATCTCAACAATCTGTTTCCGTTTCAAAACCAGAAAAAAAGCAGGAGTTTTTCTTTGTAAAATCGGAATACAAACAAATCAAAATCAACTTTTCTGAAATCCTTTACATAGAAGGTTTGAAAGATTATGTGAAAATCTATCTAAAAGACAATCCAAAACCGATTTTGACTTTGATGAGTTTAAAAAAATTGGAAGAAGAATTGCCTTCGGAAAATTTTATGAGAATTCATCGTTCTTACATCATCGCTCTCGATAAAATTGAAGCAATCGAAAGAAACCACATTGTCATCGGAAAGGAACAAATAGCTATTGCTCCGAATTATAAAGATTCTTTGATGGAATATATTGGCGGGAAAAGTTTATAA
- a CDS encoding CCA tRNA nucleotidyltransferase codes for MFINLNQNKNLKLFKTISEVADRNGQSVYAVGGFVRDLLMQRKAPTDIDFVTESSGIELAESIAKEIDPKTKVAVFKTYGTAMFRYKALELEFVGARKESYSEDSRKPSVEIGTIEDDQKRRDFTINAMAISLNKDNFGELIDPFGGMQDLSDKILRTPLEPHQTYSDDPLRMMRAIRFATTLDFEIEEHSLKAIKEEAERMKIVSMERIMVEFNKIMLSDRPSKGLKLLEETSLLDYILPELTALKGIEDIDGQTHKDNFYHTLQVVDNISESTDKLWLRWSALLHDIGKAPTKKYVEGIGWTFHGHEFVGSKMIKSIFKRLKLPLGQEQKYVEKLVRMHARPIALITDDASDSALRRLLFDSGEDLEDLFTLCKSDITTKNYSKQARFKKNFEYVAQKIKEVEEKDQVRNFQPPISGEEIMEMFNLKPGREIGILKEKVKEAILEGEIKNDKIEAKDFVIAEAEKLGLNMV; via the coding sequence ATGTTCATCAACCTCAACCAAAATAAAAATCTTAAACTTTTCAAAACCATTTCTGAAGTCGCCGACAGAAACGGACAATCCGTTTACGCTGTTGGTGGATTCGTAAGAGATTTGCTGATGCAAAGAAAAGCCCCAACAGATATTGATTTCGTCACAGAATCCAGCGGAATAGAATTGGCAGAAAGCATCGCTAAAGAAATTGATCCAAAAACTAAAGTGGCAGTTTTCAAAACTTATGGAACAGCGATGTTTCGTTACAAAGCTTTAGAACTGGAATTTGTGGGCGCCAGAAAAGAAAGCTACAGCGAGGATTCCAGAAAGCCGTCTGTAGAAATCGGGACGATTGAAGATGACCAAAAACGCAGAGATTTTACCATCAACGCTATGGCAATTTCTCTCAACAAAGATAATTTCGGAGAATTGATTGATCCGTTTGGCGGAATGCAGGATCTTTCCGACAAAATACTGAGAACACCTTTGGAACCTCATCAAACCTATTCCGATGACCCATTGAGAATGATGAGAGCAATTCGTTTTGCAACAACTTTGGATTTCGAAATCGAAGAACATTCTTTGAAAGCCATTAAAGAAGAAGCCGAGCGAATGAAAATCGTTTCAATGGAGCGCATTATGGTGGAGTTTAATAAAATAATGCTTTCCGACAGACCTTCAAAAGGTTTGAAATTATTAGAAGAAACTTCCCTACTCGATTATATTCTTCCGGAATTGACGGCATTGAAAGGCATTGAAGATATCGACGGACAAACGCATAAAGACAATTTTTATCACACGTTGCAAGTGGTTGATAATATTTCTGAAAGTACAGATAAACTTTGGTTGCGTTGGTCGGCTTTGCTTCACGATATTGGAAAAGCGCCAACCAAAAAATATGTCGAAGGAATCGGCTGGACTTTTCACGGTCACGAATTTGTAGGTTCTAAAATGATAAAATCGATTTTCAAAAGGCTGAAACTTCCGCTTGGGCAAGAACAGAAATATGTCGAAAAACTGGTAAGAATGCACGCCCGTCCAATTGCTTTGATTACGGATGATGCTTCGGACTCCGCACTCAGAAGGTTACTTTTTGATTCCGGTGAAGACTTGGAAGACCTTTTCACGCTTTGTAAATCTGATATAACAACCAAAAATTATTCAAAGCAAGCTCGTTTCAAAAAGAATTTCGAATATGTAGCGCAAAAGATAAAAGAGGTTGAAGAAAAAGATCAAGTTCGTAATTTCCAACCACCTATTTCCGGAGAAGAGATTATGGAAATGTTCAACCTGAAACCCGGAAGAGAAATCGGAATTCTGAAAGAAAAAGTGAAGGAAGCCATTCTGGAAGGAGAAATCAAAAATGATAAAATAGAAGCGAAGGATTTTGTGATTGCTGAAGCAGAGAAATTGGGATTAAATATGGTTTGA
- a CDS encoding ABC transporter ATP-binding protein — protein MKPIIKIENLKREFKMGDEIVHALKGIDLTINEGEFVTIMGTSGSGKSTFLNVLGCLDQPTSGTYELDGVLVKDLNNNQLAEIRNTKIGFIFQSYNLLARTSALENVELPLLYNSKVSAEERRERAVKALKQVGLESRMGHVPSQLSGGQQQRVAIARALVNHPIILLADEATGNLDTRTSYEVMNLFQELNDQGITIGFVTHEDDYILS, from the coding sequence ATGAAACCCATCATCAAAATAGAAAACCTGAAACGCGAATTCAAAATGGGCGACGAAATCGTTCACGCTTTGAAAGGCATAGATTTGACTATTAACGAAGGCGAGTTTGTGACGATTATGGGAACCAGCGGTTCTGGAAAATCAACATTCCTTAATGTTTTAGGATGTCTCGACCAGCCGACTTCTGGAACTTATGAACTGGACGGCGTTTTGGTCAAAGATTTAAACAACAACCAACTGGCGGAAATCAGGAATACCAAAATCGGATTCATATTTCAATCATACAATTTATTGGCTAGAACCAGCGCGCTGGAAAACGTAGAGTTGCCTTTGCTCTACAATTCCAAAGTGTCGGCGGAAGAGAGAAGGGAGCGCGCTGTGAAAGCCTTAAAACAGGTCGGATTGGAAAGCAGAATGGGACACGTTCCGAGTCAGCTTTCAGGCGGACAACAACAGAGAGTTGCAATTGCGAGAGCCTTGGTCAATCATCCAATCATCCTTTTAGCAGACGAGGCAACAGGAAATCTCGACACCAGAACTTCCTACGAAGTGATGAATCTTTTTCAGGAGCTCAACGACCAGGGAATCACGATTGGATTTGTAACCCACGAGGATGATTATATTTTATCTTAA
- a CDS encoding TonB-dependent receptor domain-containing protein produces MKAKTISISALFLCMSTTALLAQSTQDTLKGEKKIDEVKIIGNTKKSSESNIITVQKKSIEVIERVGSVQLEKQGIGDAAVAVTKATGSQKQEGSGQIFIRGLGDRNNSTTINGLPVPSNDPIYKNLDLSIIKTDMIDFVGLEKVYQPKLWGDISGANVDIVTKVYTGKPYFKVNLGSSVNTNALSKNNFYLQDGPNYFGFKQLNKPSNALLATQGYAFSTSWNNREVATPINSSLGFDFGTNFKVGNQGKLSIFGYGSFDNDYSFVEGNIGSSFNNEGSALKQLNGQEFKYLTNTTGLLNVNYRINANHNINYSSNYIHTTEQKLGNYSGYIRDVNELLNENQERIEVANMRRALYKTNDLFINQLRGEHKISDPFKIVWNLGYNRLDSRRPDRQQNISVYNIETGNNYFANSNPGANQRYFDKLIENDYVGDLHADYNFSDDLKVTLGYSGRKKDSDFRAYQYNFRILQPQGNYYLDPQNYDGFFNLGNYTTGNLFQIATFWGDIKDPQQALKPQFYQSELFNNAGYANVEYKFNEKITGQLGLRYDNIDQKITYMTAIFSNGGIINKNYSKLLPSLNLKYAVNDKNNLRFSASKTYTTPLLIELAPYEYEEIDELSFGNVDLNPADNYNVDLKWEWFPKRGEVISVTAFGKYIIDPIARVTVNSSSNSVSFVNTGDSGRVFGAELEIRKDLYEVGNTRLYTFLNGSYINTQQDLDNNKVVAENPNSRVSVDFIKDKDKMQGASDFLANINLGWEQKWGDKNALDFVLSYSYISDNIYALGYQTKGNIVDKAINTLDAIVKVKLSSGLGISFTGRNLLNPEYKRVQANQNGDVAVRNFKKGMNYGIGFSYEF; encoded by the coding sequence ATGAAAGCAAAAACGATAAGCATCAGTGCATTGTTTCTTTGTATGTCAACCACAGCTTTGTTGGCACAATCTACCCAAGATACACTAAAGGGTGAAAAGAAAATCGATGAAGTTAAAATCATCGGGAATACTAAAAAAAGCAGCGAGTCAAACATCATCACAGTTCAGAAAAAATCTATTGAAGTGATTGAACGAGTAGGTTCTGTACAGTTGGAAAAACAAGGGATTGGAGATGCTGCCGTAGCTGTTACAAAAGCAACTGGTTCCCAAAAACAAGAGGGAAGTGGACAGATATTCATCCGTGGATTAGGTGATAGGAACAACTCAACAACCATTAATGGACTTCCCGTTCCTTCCAATGATCCGATATACAAAAATCTTGACTTATCTATTATCAAAACAGATATGATTGATTTTGTGGGATTGGAAAAAGTCTATCAGCCAAAACTTTGGGGTGATATCTCAGGTGCAAACGTAGATATTGTGACCAAAGTTTATACAGGCAAGCCTTATTTTAAAGTTAACTTAGGTTCTTCTGTTAATACAAATGCGCTTAGTAAAAATAATTTTTATCTTCAGGATGGTCCCAATTATTTTGGATTCAAACAGCTCAATAAACCTAGTAATGCATTATTAGCAACACAGGGTTATGCTTTTTCTACATCTTGGAATAATAGAGAAGTTGCTACACCCATCAATTCCTCTTTAGGTTTTGATTTTGGAACTAATTTCAAAGTAGGAAACCAAGGTAAACTAAGTATTTTCGGTTATGGATCTTTTGATAATGACTATTCTTTTGTAGAAGGAAATATTGGTTCATCATTTAATAATGAAGGTTCTGCATTGAAACAACTCAATGGGCAAGAGTTCAAGTACCTTACAAATACAACTGGTCTATTGAATGTTAATTATCGTATCAATGCCAATCACAATATTAATTATAGTTCTAATTACATCCATACCACAGAACAAAAATTAGGAAATTACAGTGGCTACATCCGTGATGTCAACGAGCTTTTAAACGAAAATCAAGAACGCATCGAAGTTGCAAATATGAGAAGAGCGTTGTATAAAACCAACGACCTGTTCATCAATCAGCTTCGTGGAGAGCATAAGATTTCTGACCCGTTCAAAATTGTTTGGAACCTTGGATACAATAGATTGGACAGCAGAAGACCTGATAGACAACAGAATATCTCCGTATATAATATAGAAACAGGTAATAATTATTTTGCGAATAGTAATCCTGGAGCCAATCAAAGGTATTTTGATAAGTTGATAGAAAATGATTACGTTGGTGATCTTCACGCAGACTATAACTTTTCAGATGACCTTAAAGTAACTTTAGGATATAGCGGAAGAAAGAAGGATAGTGATTTCAGAGCATATCAATACAATTTCAGGATTCTTCAGCCACAAGGCAACTATTATTTGGATCCGCAAAACTACGATGGTTTCTTTAATTTGGGTAATTACACAACAGGTAACTTATTTCAGATTGCAACATTCTGGGGAGATATCAAAGATCCTCAACAAGCTCTTAAGCCACAGTTCTATCAGTCAGAGTTGTTTAATAATGCGGGATATGCTAATGTAGAATATAAATTCAATGAAAAAATCACAGGGCAACTAGGACTTCGCTATGATAATATCGATCAGAAAATCACTTACATGACAGCTATTTTCTCAAATGGAGGAATCATTAATAAAAATTATTCAAAACTACTTCCGTCTTTGAATTTAAAATATGCGGTCAACGACAAAAATAACCTGAGATTTTCAGCGTCCAAAACATACACGACACCACTCTTGATAGAGTTGGCACCTTACGAATATGAGGAAATTGACGAATTAAGTTTCGGAAATGTAGATCTTAATCCTGCAGACAACTACAACGTGGATTTGAAATGGGAATGGTTTCCAAAAAGAGGGGAGGTCATCTCTGTTACCGCATTTGGGAAATACATTATTGATCCAATTGCAAGAGTTACGGTCAACTCATCATCCAACTCAGTTTCTTTTGTTAATACAGGAGATAGCGGAAGAGTATTCGGAGCAGAGTTAGAGATCAGAAAAGACTTATATGAAGTAGGCAATACCCGCTTATATACATTCCTGAATGGTTCTTATATCAATACACAACAGGATCTTGACAATAACAAAGTAGTTGCAGAAAATCCAAACTCCAGAGTCTCTGTAGATTTCATAAAAGACAAAGACAAGATGCAGGGTGCTTCCGATTTTCTTGCCAATATCAATTTGGGTTGGGAGCAAAAATGGGGAGACAAGAATGCTTTAGATTTTGTTCTTTCATACTCATACATATCAGACAACATCTATGCATTAGGGTATCAGACAAAAGGAAATATTGTGGACAAAGCAATCAATACTTTGGATGCAATAGTAAAAGTTAAGCTTTCCAGTGGTTTAGGTATCTCTTTTACCGGAAGAAACTTACTGAATCCCGAGTACAAAAGAGTACAAGCCAACCAAAACGGCGACGTAGCAGTTAGAAACTTCAAAAAAGGAATGAACTACGGAATCGGATTCTCTTATGAATTTTAA